A window of Macaca mulatta isolate MMU2019108-1 chromosome 7, T2T-MMU8v2.0, whole genome shotgun sequence genomic DNA:
TGTTTCTTATCTTGCAAAATCTTATAGACCCTTCTAAGCTGCTCAATGTTTATGAATTCACTCAACATTTGAAATTGACTAGAAAACAATATAGTATTTtcccttcatatatatatatatgtttatatagataaatatatatataaacttgtTAGAAAAGTTTGAGGTGGGACTACACTAAACATGGAATTCTATTTATAAGTAAAAACGACAAAAGGTTTGCGTAAGAATATCACTATTTATTTTCCCTCAGGTAATCTTCCTATGGCTTCaacattttctcttcaaaatcagaagaaaaatatccCAAAGTTTAGAACTGGATCACTTGGCCCTTTCTCTTCTTATCTCCTCCCAGTTCAAAATGCTTGCATCTCTTAATGGCCAGCATCCTCTTGGATCTGCAGTTAGGCTCAACACATTCCAGCCTTAGCACAATCTTCTTTGTGGTCTTAGCCTTCTTCCGGAAAATTGGCTTTGTCTGCCCACCATAGCCACTCTGCTTCCGATCATAGCGCCTCTTTCCCTGGGCATACAAAGAATCCTTGCCCTTCTTATACTGTGTCACTTTGTGAGGCTGATGCTTGCCACACTTCTTACAGAAGGTTCTTCGGGTTTTAGGCACGTTGACCAT
This region includes:
- the RPL36AL gene encoding ribosomal protein eL42-like, which gives rise to MVNVPKTRRTFCKKCGKHQPHKVTQYKKGKDSLYAQGKRRYDRKQSGYGGQTKPIFRKKAKTTKKIVLRLECVEPNCRSKRMLAIKRCKHFELGGDKKRKGQVIQF